In Pochonia chlamydosporia 170 chromosome Unknown PCv3seq00008, whole genome shotgun sequence, the following proteins share a genomic window:
- a CDS encoding glycoside hydrolase family 47 protein (similar to Myceliophthora thermophila ATCC 42464 XP_003664119.1), whose amino-acid sequence MVFKYGYAVAALLIGPVFGSPTNSIFKRTTPQADSRKSSEVKNAFRTAWDGYYEHAFPHDTLLPVTGGTSDDRNAWGVTPIDALSTAIIMEERQTVNQILKYAATIDFTTTKEVNSSISLFETNIRYLGGLIAGYDLLKGPRVDLVDSANSKYVDALLKQAATLADSLSIAFDTPSGVPDDAVFLNPTRRIGGSTTNGPAGFGTLVLEWTRLSDLTGNKTYAKLAQKAQSYLVDPTGVPEAYPGLVGYNVGIKDGKFQDQNGGWGGGIDSFYEYLIKMYLYAPDEFSHYKDRWVTAADSTMKYLASHPTSRPDLTFLAEHSGKTINHWSGHLASFAGGNFILAGVLLNKPEYTKFGLELASSYYETYKQTPAKIGPEGFQWVSADGGSPPPANQADFFKKAGFWSYAGGYILRPETIESLYYAYRVTGDKKYQDMAWDAFTAIRDMCKAGYGFSGIRDVMKKDGGGHDNFQQSFFLAETLKYSYLIFAHESEVQFHGQGKNAFVFNTEAHPFRVRH is encoded by the exons ATGGTTTTCAAATATGGCTACGCCGTAGCGGCTCTTCTTATCGGTCCCGTCTTTGGAAGTCCAACAAACTCGATATTCAAGAGGACAACGCCTCAAGCCGATTCTCGAAAATCATCTGAGGTCAAAAATGCCTTTCGGACAGCATGGGACGGATACTATGAGCATGCATTTCCTCACGATACTTTGCTACCAGTCACTGGAGGGACCTCAGACGATAG AAACGCCTGGGGAGTGACCCCCATTGATGCATTGAGCACTGCAATTATAATGGAGGAGAGACAAACCGTCAATCAGATCCTCAAGTATGCGGCTACAATTGACTttaccaccaccaaagagGTAAACTCGTCAATCTCGCTATTTGAGACCAACATTCGATACCTTGGTGGATTAATAGCTG GATACGACTTATTGAAAGGCCCAAGGGTCGACCTTGTGGACAGCGCAAACTCCAAATACGTCGACGCTCTTCTGAAGCAGGCTGCGACACTGGCCGACAGTCTCAGTATTGCCTTTGATACACCCAGCGGAGTTCCTGACGATGCTGTTTTTCTCAATCCGACCCGCCGTATTGGTGGTTCAACTACCAACGGGCCAGCCGGCTTTGGCACCTTAGTTCTTGAGTGGACACGTTTGAGTGATCTCACAGGCAATAAGACATACGCGAAGCTGGCTCAAAAGGCTCAAAGCTACCTTGTAGATCCGACTGGCGTTCCTGAAGCCTACCCCGGCCTAGTCGGGTACAATGTTGGAATCAAGGATGGTAAATTCCAGGATCAGAATGGCGGTTGGGGAGGCGGCATCGACAGTTTCTACGAGTATCTGATCAAGATGTACTTGTATGCGCCCGATGAGTTCTCTCACTACAAGGACCGATGGGTTACGGCGGCCGATTCTACAATGAAGTATCTCGCTTCGCATCCTACCAGCCGACCCGACTTGACGTTTTTGGCCGAGCATAGCGGCAAGACGATTAACCACTGGTCTGGACATT TGGCATCCTTCGCGGGCGGCAACTTCATTCTTGCAGGTGTGTTGCTCAACAAACCCGAGTACACCAAATTTGGCCTTGAGCTCGCGTCTTCATACTACGAAACCTACAAGCAAACTCCCGCCAAGATTGGCCCAGAAGGGTTCCAATGGGTTTCTGCCGACGGTGGCAGCCCTCCACCAGCGAATCAAGCCGATTTCTTCAAGAAGGCTGGATTCTGGTCCTACGCAGGCGGATACATTCTCCGCCCGGAAACCATTGAGAGTCTGTACTATGCGTACCGCGTAACCGGGGACAAGAAGTACCAGGACATGGCTTGGGACGCATTCACAGCCATCCGCGACATGTGCAAGGCTGGCTACGGATTCTCAGGAATCCGTGACgtgatgaagaaggatggtggGGGACACGATAACTTCCAGCAGAGCTTTTTCTTGGCGGAGACGTTGAAGTATTCTTATCTCATTTTTGCACATGAGTCGGAGGTGCAGTTCCATGGGCAAGGCAAGAACGCGTTTGTATTTAATACTGAGGCGCACCCGTTCCGAGTGCGTCACTAG